One Elaeis guineensis isolate ETL-2024a chromosome 10, EG11, whole genome shotgun sequence genomic window carries:
- the LOC105052711 gene encoding AP-5 complex subunit mu isoform X2: MSCCSIRALWILNPQDAVVFSRRFPVVERRWRLACEKEKESSAVEHHGYSAQPLLPTDAELASAFAERKKRQGSARGFGIRFSQSVQGSDSWVDDPITRHIITLDINGEEGDEFMLWPLVLHTKGSYHILVLPFVEPQQFKAYVTLCTRSDCGNSVGEECSLSSLLLNLPCITGAFVVAHTVGDIVAGDVQDPEVVVSSSPSVGGLLDSLTGSIGIPSISARAKPVAAPVAASTTSGASTAGNVVIDAPKSTSRPIDKEALRTFISSSMPFGTPLDLNVSNISAIKTNGFSSADLPPSDLKQPAWKPYLYKGKQRILFTIHELINAAMYDRDEMPDAISISGQLNCRAELEGLPDVSLPLTGLKSAHVEILSFHHCAQVSEHGEDKQALMFSPPLGNFVLMRYQALSNLDPPVKGFYQLSMVSEDEGAFLFRLRLMEGYKAPFSMEFCTVTMPFPRRRVASIDGNPSTGTVSTTEVSVEWKIIASGRGITGKSVEATFSGTVRFLPRTTQRVPSRSMSVSASVVEEDSDVEQDSSGNIVNIEEYLMEKMNKDLQAVDLEEPLCWQAYSYAKVSFKIFGGSLSGMSIDPKTVSIYPAVKAPVEFSMQASSGDYILWNTLGRCPFAASPTVH, from the exons ATGTCCTGCTGCAGCATCCGAGCGCTCTGGATCCTCAACCCCCAAGACGCCGTCGTCTTCTCCAG AAGATTTCCGGTGGTGGAGAGACGGTGGCGTTTGGCTtgtgagaaagagaaagaaagctcCGCCGTGGAGCATCATGGATACTCCGCCCAGCCTTTACTGCCGACGGATGCCGAGTTGGCTTCGGCTTTCGCTGAGAGGAAGAAAAG GCAAGGCTCTGCACGTGGTTTTGGAATTCGCTTTAGTCAATCAGTTCAAGGTTCAGATTCTTGGGTTGATGATCCAATCACTCGCCACATTATAACACTGGATATTAATGGAGAGGAGGGAGATGAGTTTATGTTGTGGCCACTGGTTTTACATACTAAAGGCAGTTATCACATTCTTGTTTTACCTTTTGTCGAGCCTCAACAGTTCAAAGCATATGTGACATTGTGTACCAGATCTGATTGTGGAAATTCAGTTGGAGAGGAATGCAGCCTCTCTTCCCTTCTACTTAATCTTCCATGTATCACAGG GGCATTTGTGGTAGCACACACTGTGGGAGACATAGTTGCTGGCGATGTGCAGGATCCTGAGGTGGTTGTAAGTTCATCACCCTCTGTGGGAGGATTATTGGACTCACTTACTGGTAGCATAGGCATACCAAGCATTTCAGCTAGGGCAAAACCTGTTGCAGCACCAGTTGCAGCTTCAACCACTTCAGGTGCTTCAACAGCCGGTAATGTTGTAATAGATGCCCCTAAAAGCACTTCTAGACCAATTGACAAGGAAGCACTCCGCACTTTTATTAGCAGCTCAATGCCCTTTG GAACACCTCTTGATCTAAATGTATCAAATATATCTGCAATCAAGACAAATGGATTTTCTTCTGCCGATTTGCCTCCTTCAGACCTGAAGCAACCTGCTTGGAAGCCATACCTGTACAAAGGAAAGCAGCGGATCCTATTCACAATTCATGAGCTTATTAATGCTGCAATGTATGATCGAGATGAAATGCCAGATGCTATTTCAATTTCGGGCCAACTAAATTGCAGAGCAGAGTTAGAAGGATTGCCTGATGTTTCCTTACCTCTGACTGGGCTGAAATCTGCACATGTTGAGATATTGTCTTTCCATCATTGTGCACAAGTGTCAGAACATGGTGAAGATAAGCAAGCCCTGATGTTTTCTCCACCACTTGGGAATTTTGTTTTAATGCGTTATCAGGCTTTAAGCAATCTTGATCCTCCTGTGAAAGGCTTTTACCAGCTCTCCATGGTATCAGAAGATGAAGGTGCATTTTTATTTAGGTTACGGTTGATGGAAGGTTACAAAGCTCCCTTTTCTATGGAGTTTTGTACTGTTACTATGCCGTTCCCTCGGAGAAGAGTGGCATCCATTGATGGAAACCCTTCTACTGGAACTGTTTCAACAACGGAAGTTTCAGTTGAGTGGAAAATTATTGCAAGTGGACGGGGTATTACTGGGAAAAGCGTTGAGGCAACTTTTTCAGGGACGGTTAGATTTCTACCAAGGACAACTCAGAGAGTACCTTCACGGTCTATGTCAGTTTCAGCAAGTGTAGTTGAAGAAGATAGTGATGTAGAACAAGATAGTTCTGGTAATATCGTTAACATCGAGGAATACTTAATGGAGAAAATGAATAAGGACCTACAGGCAGTAGATTTGGAAGAGCCATTATGTTGGCAAGCATACAGTTATGCCAAA gtctcttttaaaatttttggtgGCTCGCTGTCAGGAatgtcaattgatccaaaaact GTAAGCATTTATCCAGCTGTTAAAGCACCTGTGGAGTTCTCTATGCAG GCTTCCTCTGGAGACTATATATTGTGGAATACTTTGGGAAGGTGCCCATTCGCAGCCTCACCCACTGTTCACTGA
- the LOC105052711 gene encoding AP-5 complex subunit mu isoform X1 yields the protein MSCCSIRALWILNPQDAVVFSRRFPVVERRWRLACEKEKESSAVEHHGYSAQPLLPTDAELASAFAERKKRQGSARGFGIRFSQSVQGSDSWVDDPITRHIITLDINGEEGDEFMLWPLVLHTKGSYHILVLPFVEPQQFKAYVTLCTRSDCGNSVGEECSLSSLLLNLPCITGAFVVAHTVGDIVAGDVQDPEVVVSSSPSVGGLLDSLTGSIGIPSISARAKPVAAPVAASTTSGASTAGNVVIDAPKSTSRPIDKEALRTFISSSMPFGTPLDLNVSNISAIKTNGFSSADLPPSDLKQPAWKPYLYKGKQRILFTIHELINAAMYDRDEMPDAISISGQLNCRAELEGLPDVSLPLTGLKSAHVEILSFHHCAQVSEHGEDKQALMFSPPLGNFVLMRYQALSNLDPPVKGFYQLSMVSEDEGAFLFRLRLMEGYKAPFSMEFCTVTMPFPRRRVASIDGNPSTGTVSTTEVSVEWKIIASGRGITGKSVEATFSGTVRFLPRTTQRVPSRSMSVSASVVEEDSDVEQDSSGNIVNIEEYLMEKMNKDLQAVDLEEPLCWQAYSYAKVSFKIFGGSLSGMSIDPKTVSIYPAVKAPVEFSMQQASSGDYILWNTLGRCPFAASPTVH from the exons ATGTCCTGCTGCAGCATCCGAGCGCTCTGGATCCTCAACCCCCAAGACGCCGTCGTCTTCTCCAG AAGATTTCCGGTGGTGGAGAGACGGTGGCGTTTGGCTtgtgagaaagagaaagaaagctcCGCCGTGGAGCATCATGGATACTCCGCCCAGCCTTTACTGCCGACGGATGCCGAGTTGGCTTCGGCTTTCGCTGAGAGGAAGAAAAG GCAAGGCTCTGCACGTGGTTTTGGAATTCGCTTTAGTCAATCAGTTCAAGGTTCAGATTCTTGGGTTGATGATCCAATCACTCGCCACATTATAACACTGGATATTAATGGAGAGGAGGGAGATGAGTTTATGTTGTGGCCACTGGTTTTACATACTAAAGGCAGTTATCACATTCTTGTTTTACCTTTTGTCGAGCCTCAACAGTTCAAAGCATATGTGACATTGTGTACCAGATCTGATTGTGGAAATTCAGTTGGAGAGGAATGCAGCCTCTCTTCCCTTCTACTTAATCTTCCATGTATCACAGG GGCATTTGTGGTAGCACACACTGTGGGAGACATAGTTGCTGGCGATGTGCAGGATCCTGAGGTGGTTGTAAGTTCATCACCCTCTGTGGGAGGATTATTGGACTCACTTACTGGTAGCATAGGCATACCAAGCATTTCAGCTAGGGCAAAACCTGTTGCAGCACCAGTTGCAGCTTCAACCACTTCAGGTGCTTCAACAGCCGGTAATGTTGTAATAGATGCCCCTAAAAGCACTTCTAGACCAATTGACAAGGAAGCACTCCGCACTTTTATTAGCAGCTCAATGCCCTTTG GAACACCTCTTGATCTAAATGTATCAAATATATCTGCAATCAAGACAAATGGATTTTCTTCTGCCGATTTGCCTCCTTCAGACCTGAAGCAACCTGCTTGGAAGCCATACCTGTACAAAGGAAAGCAGCGGATCCTATTCACAATTCATGAGCTTATTAATGCTGCAATGTATGATCGAGATGAAATGCCAGATGCTATTTCAATTTCGGGCCAACTAAATTGCAGAGCAGAGTTAGAAGGATTGCCTGATGTTTCCTTACCTCTGACTGGGCTGAAATCTGCACATGTTGAGATATTGTCTTTCCATCATTGTGCACAAGTGTCAGAACATGGTGAAGATAAGCAAGCCCTGATGTTTTCTCCACCACTTGGGAATTTTGTTTTAATGCGTTATCAGGCTTTAAGCAATCTTGATCCTCCTGTGAAAGGCTTTTACCAGCTCTCCATGGTATCAGAAGATGAAGGTGCATTTTTATTTAGGTTACGGTTGATGGAAGGTTACAAAGCTCCCTTTTCTATGGAGTTTTGTACTGTTACTATGCCGTTCCCTCGGAGAAGAGTGGCATCCATTGATGGAAACCCTTCTACTGGAACTGTTTCAACAACGGAAGTTTCAGTTGAGTGGAAAATTATTGCAAGTGGACGGGGTATTACTGGGAAAAGCGTTGAGGCAACTTTTTCAGGGACGGTTAGATTTCTACCAAGGACAACTCAGAGAGTACCTTCACGGTCTATGTCAGTTTCAGCAAGTGTAGTTGAAGAAGATAGTGATGTAGAACAAGATAGTTCTGGTAATATCGTTAACATCGAGGAATACTTAATGGAGAAAATGAATAAGGACCTACAGGCAGTAGATTTGGAAGAGCCATTATGTTGGCAAGCATACAGTTATGCCAAA gtctcttttaaaatttttggtgGCTCGCTGTCAGGAatgtcaattgatccaaaaact GTAAGCATTTATCCAGCTGTTAAAGCACCTGTGGAGTTCTCTATGCAG CAGGCTTCCTCTGGAGACTATATATTGTGGAATACTTTGGGAAGGTGCCCATTCGCAGCCTCACCCACTGTTCACTGA
- the LOC105052711 gene encoding AP-5 complex subunit mu isoform X3 — MSCCSIRALWILNPQDAVVFSRFPVVERRWRLACEKEKESSAVEHHGYSAQPLLPTDAELASAFAERKKRQGSARGFGIRFSQSVQGSDSWVDDPITRHIITLDINGEEGDEFMLWPLVLHTKGSYHILVLPFVEPQQFKAYVTLCTRSDCGNSVGEECSLSSLLLNLPCITGAFVVAHTVGDIVAGDVQDPEVVVSSSPSVGGLLDSLTGSIGIPSISARAKPVAAPVAASTTSGASTAGNVVIDAPKSTSRPIDKEALRTFISSSMPFGTPLDLNVSNISAIKTNGFSSADLPPSDLKQPAWKPYLYKGKQRILFTIHELINAAMYDRDEMPDAISISGQLNCRAELEGLPDVSLPLTGLKSAHVEILSFHHCAQVSEHGEDKQALMFSPPLGNFVLMRYQALSNLDPPVKGFYQLSMVSEDEGAFLFRLRLMEGYKAPFSMEFCTVTMPFPRRRVASIDGNPSTGTVSTTEVSVEWKIIASGRGITGKSVEATFSGTVRFLPRTTQRVPSRSMSVSASVVEEDSDVEQDSSGNIVNIEEYLMEKMNKDLQAVDLEEPLCWQAYSYAKVSFKIFGGSLSGMSIDPKTVSIYPAVKAPVEFSMQQASSGDYILWNTLGRCPFAASPTVH, encoded by the exons ATGTCCTGCTGCAGCATCCGAGCGCTCTGGATCCTCAACCCCCAAGACGCCGTCGTCTTCTCCAG ATTTCCGGTGGTGGAGAGACGGTGGCGTTTGGCTtgtgagaaagagaaagaaagctcCGCCGTGGAGCATCATGGATACTCCGCCCAGCCTTTACTGCCGACGGATGCCGAGTTGGCTTCGGCTTTCGCTGAGAGGAAGAAAAG GCAAGGCTCTGCACGTGGTTTTGGAATTCGCTTTAGTCAATCAGTTCAAGGTTCAGATTCTTGGGTTGATGATCCAATCACTCGCCACATTATAACACTGGATATTAATGGAGAGGAGGGAGATGAGTTTATGTTGTGGCCACTGGTTTTACATACTAAAGGCAGTTATCACATTCTTGTTTTACCTTTTGTCGAGCCTCAACAGTTCAAAGCATATGTGACATTGTGTACCAGATCTGATTGTGGAAATTCAGTTGGAGAGGAATGCAGCCTCTCTTCCCTTCTACTTAATCTTCCATGTATCACAGG GGCATTTGTGGTAGCACACACTGTGGGAGACATAGTTGCTGGCGATGTGCAGGATCCTGAGGTGGTTGTAAGTTCATCACCCTCTGTGGGAGGATTATTGGACTCACTTACTGGTAGCATAGGCATACCAAGCATTTCAGCTAGGGCAAAACCTGTTGCAGCACCAGTTGCAGCTTCAACCACTTCAGGTGCTTCAACAGCCGGTAATGTTGTAATAGATGCCCCTAAAAGCACTTCTAGACCAATTGACAAGGAAGCACTCCGCACTTTTATTAGCAGCTCAATGCCCTTTG GAACACCTCTTGATCTAAATGTATCAAATATATCTGCAATCAAGACAAATGGATTTTCTTCTGCCGATTTGCCTCCTTCAGACCTGAAGCAACCTGCTTGGAAGCCATACCTGTACAAAGGAAAGCAGCGGATCCTATTCACAATTCATGAGCTTATTAATGCTGCAATGTATGATCGAGATGAAATGCCAGATGCTATTTCAATTTCGGGCCAACTAAATTGCAGAGCAGAGTTAGAAGGATTGCCTGATGTTTCCTTACCTCTGACTGGGCTGAAATCTGCACATGTTGAGATATTGTCTTTCCATCATTGTGCACAAGTGTCAGAACATGGTGAAGATAAGCAAGCCCTGATGTTTTCTCCACCACTTGGGAATTTTGTTTTAATGCGTTATCAGGCTTTAAGCAATCTTGATCCTCCTGTGAAAGGCTTTTACCAGCTCTCCATGGTATCAGAAGATGAAGGTGCATTTTTATTTAGGTTACGGTTGATGGAAGGTTACAAAGCTCCCTTTTCTATGGAGTTTTGTACTGTTACTATGCCGTTCCCTCGGAGAAGAGTGGCATCCATTGATGGAAACCCTTCTACTGGAACTGTTTCAACAACGGAAGTTTCAGTTGAGTGGAAAATTATTGCAAGTGGACGGGGTATTACTGGGAAAAGCGTTGAGGCAACTTTTTCAGGGACGGTTAGATTTCTACCAAGGACAACTCAGAGAGTACCTTCACGGTCTATGTCAGTTTCAGCAAGTGTAGTTGAAGAAGATAGTGATGTAGAACAAGATAGTTCTGGTAATATCGTTAACATCGAGGAATACTTAATGGAGAAAATGAATAAGGACCTACAGGCAGTAGATTTGGAAGAGCCATTATGTTGGCAAGCATACAGTTATGCCAAA gtctcttttaaaatttttggtgGCTCGCTGTCAGGAatgtcaattgatccaaaaact GTAAGCATTTATCCAGCTGTTAAAGCACCTGTGGAGTTCTCTATGCAG CAGGCTTCCTCTGGAGACTATATATTGTGGAATACTTTGGGAAGGTGCCCATTCGCAGCCTCACCCACTGTTCACTGA